In Salinisphaera sp. T31B1, the following are encoded in one genomic region:
- a CDS encoding monovalent cation:proton antiporter-2 (CPA2) family protein gives MGALLEEIAIFLAAAVIAVPIAQRLGLGSVLGYLIAGVVIGPWALGLIAEVEQVMHIAEFGVVLLLFIIGLEMQPRRLWALRKTIIGLGGLQVAATAAALALAAASVMQLPFAPALVAGLALALSSTAFALQLLSERGELTAKHGRAAFAILLFQDLAVIPILALLPLLTYGSESVSFIGAVLETAKIAAVLGAMVVGGHYLLRPIFRLVAATRMPEIFTAMTLLIVVGTAVVMEATGVSVALGAFVAGVLLADSEYRHELEANVEPFKDLLIGLFFISVGMSINLGLIIAQPLYLLALTLGLIGLKAAILFVLARRNGLSWAASRSLAAYLPQGGEFAFVILSTAVAGGLFVQPEADLLVATVTLSMVGTPLLVGLVSLYNRLRTKKTEPAFDRIETSEHPVIIAGFGRVGQIVARVLRAKHIGFTALEINPDQVDFVRKYGNKVYYGDASRLDLLRAARAEEAQLFVLAIDDEAASIRTAQTVRSHFPELKIVARARNRHHAYELMDLGITVLQRETFLSSLELAGDAMKALGLKSDEIDRAKRLFRSHDEKRLFEHHDAADDETRYAKLVMQAAAELEEQFERDAREHAGEDEPQARRA, from the coding sequence GTGGGCGCGTTACTCGAAGAGATTGCCATCTTTCTGGCGGCCGCAGTTATCGCGGTGCCGATCGCCCAGCGGCTCGGTCTGGGGTCGGTGCTTGGTTATCTGATCGCGGGCGTGGTCATCGGGCCGTGGGCGCTGGGCCTGATCGCCGAAGTCGAGCAGGTCATGCATATCGCCGAGTTCGGCGTGGTGCTGTTGCTGTTCATCATTGGCCTGGAGATGCAGCCGCGACGGCTGTGGGCGCTGCGCAAGACCATCATCGGTCTGGGCGGGCTGCAGGTCGCGGCCACCGCCGCCGCGCTGGCGCTCGCCGCGGCCAGCGTCATGCAGTTGCCCTTCGCCCCGGCGCTGGTCGCAGGGCTGGCCCTGGCGCTGTCGTCGACGGCCTTCGCGCTGCAACTGCTGTCCGAGCGCGGTGAGTTGACCGCCAAGCACGGGCGCGCAGCGTTCGCGATCCTGCTGTTCCAGGATCTGGCCGTGATCCCCATTCTCGCACTGCTGCCGCTGCTGACTTATGGCAGCGAATCGGTCAGCTTCATCGGCGCGGTGCTCGAGACCGCCAAGATCGCGGCCGTGCTCGGTGCCATGGTGGTGGGCGGTCATTATCTGCTGCGCCCGATCTTCCGTTTGGTCGCGGCCACCCGCATGCCCGAGATTTTCACGGCGATGACCCTGCTGATCGTGGTCGGCACCGCGGTGGTGATGGAAGCCACCGGTGTATCGGTCGCGCTTGGTGCGTTCGTGGCCGGTGTGCTGCTGGCCGACTCGGAATACCGGCACGAACTGGAAGCCAACGTCGAACCGTTCAAGGATCTGCTCATCGGTCTGTTCTTCATCTCGGTGGGCATGTCGATCAACCTCGGGCTGATCATTGCCCAGCCGCTCTACCTGCTTGCGCTCACGCTCGGTCTGATCGGGCTCAAGGCAGCGATCCTGTTCGTGCTCGCGCGGCGCAACGGTCTGAGCTGGGCCGCGTCGCGCAGCTTGGCGGCCTATCTGCCGCAGGGCGGCGAATTCGCGTTCGTGATTCTGTCCACGGCGGTCGCGGGCGGCCTGTTCGTCCAGCCCGAAGCCGATCTGCTGGTCGCAACGGTCACGTTGTCGATGGTCGGCACGCCGCTTTTGGTGGGGCTGGTCTCGCTCTACAACCGGCTGCGTACGAAAAAGACCGAGCCCGCCTTCGATCGTATCGAGACCTCCGAACACCCGGTGATCATTGCCGGCTTCGGCCGCGTCGGCCAGATTGTGGCCCGCGTGCTGAGGGCCAAGCATATCGGTTTCACTGCGCTGGAGATCAATCCCGACCAGGTCGATTTCGTGCGCAAGTACGGCAATAAGGTCTACTACGGTGACGCCTCGCGGCTGGACCTGCTGCGTGCAGCACGGGCCGAGGAGGCCCAGCTGTTCGTGCTCGCCATCGACGACGAGGCAGCATCCATTCGAACCGCGCAGACCGTGCGTTCGCATTTCCCAGAGCTCAAGATCGTGGCCCGGGCGCGCAACCGGCATCATGCCTACGAGCTGATGGATCTGGGTATCACCGTGCTACAGCGCGAGACGTTTCTGTCCAGCCTGGAGCTGGCCGGCGATGCAATGAAGGCGCTGGGGCTCAAGTCCGACGAGATCGACCGAGCCAAGCGCCTGTTTCGCAGCCATGACGAAAAGCGCCTGTTCGAGCATCACGACGCCGCCGATGACGAAACGCGCTATGCCAAACTGGTGATGCAGGCCGCCGCCGAGCTGGAGGAACAGTTCGAACGCGATGCGCGCGAACATGCCGGTGAAGACGAGCCGCAGGCCAGGCGGGCCTGA
- a CDS encoding phosphatase PAP2 family protein, whose protein sequence is MTPLPFWQLLAGLIGLLVAGHILAWWLWRAIAFSGPRLGRGITGLARRRRLLHAIQQRLPRTSAFVARRLAVDRFSGLPLTLMTALAVYLVFLGGGLLEDLFEGEELTQFDQQVNVALNVLRDPTFLHLVGAITALANLETLIAITIVATGFLWADRRSQYIPGLLLTVIGSQTLTYIGKYAIDRDRPDFLTFASASTPSFPSGHATGAIAVYGFIIYAIARDLPGVWRRFEVGYWGCALIALIAASRAILSVHFASDIAAGLLVGGFWLLSGFALTEYLNERRRERGLLAG, encoded by the coding sequence ATGACGCCATTGCCGTTCTGGCAGTTGCTGGCCGGCCTGATCGGGCTGCTCGTGGCCGGCCATATCTTGGCCTGGTGGCTGTGGCGGGCAATCGCCTTCTCCGGGCCGCGGCTGGGCCGCGGCATCACCGGCCTGGCCCGCCGGCGCCGGTTGCTCCACGCCATTCAGCAACGTCTGCCCCGTACGAGCGCATTCGTCGCGCGACGCCTGGCCGTGGACCGGTTTTCCGGCCTGCCGCTCACGTTGATGACCGCGCTGGCGGTCTATCTCGTGTTTCTCGGCGGCGGCCTGCTGGAGGATCTGTTCGAAGGCGAGGAACTCACCCAGTTCGATCAGCAGGTCAATGTGGCGCTCAACGTACTGCGTGATCCGACGTTCCTGCATCTGGTCGGTGCGATTACCGCGCTGGCCAATCTGGAGACGCTGATCGCCATCACCATCGTGGCCACCGGTTTTCTCTGGGCCGACCGCCGCAGCCAGTATATTCCCGGCCTGCTGCTGACCGTCATCGGCTCGCAGACGCTCACTTATATCGGCAAGTACGCGATCGACCGCGACCGGCCGGATTTTCTGACCTTTGCCAGTGCGTCGACGCCGTCGTTCCCCAGCGGCCATGCCACTGGCGCGATCGCGGTCTACGGTTTCATCATCTATGCCATAGCCCGCGATCTGCCCGGGGTATGGCGACGCTTCGAGGTAGGTTACTGGGGCTGCGCACTGATCGCGCTGATCGCGGCCAGCCGGGCGATCCTGTCGGTGCATTTCGCCAGCGATATCGCTGCCGGGTTGCTGGTCGGCGGCTTCTGGCTGCTGTCGGGCTTTGCACTGACCGAGTATCTTAACGAGCGGCGACGCGAACGCGGTCTGCTGGCCGGCTAG
- a CDS encoding DUF1206 domain-containing protein, producing MDATRMAVRWIARAGYGARGLVYLAVGVLALHAALEFEEARDVRGAMREINQHAGGTMVLVGLAVGLAAYGIWRLVQTLLDVDDHGWNPRALAVRGGLLVSAVLHASLAWGCLQIALQWSTSGSKPVQHAVARTLEWPYGRPLVVVGGVVVVGAGIAHLSKAARGGFRKWFDASPTAMRWIDPVSRFGLSARGLLFLGMGAFVVYSAITLDASDARGIEGVMLWIQERVYGRVLLGVLSLGVIAFGAYSIIEAFVRRVGLGGY from the coding sequence ATGGATGCCACACGAATGGCCGTGCGCTGGATCGCGCGGGCGGGCTACGGCGCGCGCGGCCTGGTGTATCTCGCCGTGGGTGTGCTGGCGCTGCATGCCGCGCTGGAATTCGAGGAGGCGCGCGATGTGCGCGGCGCCATGCGCGAGATCAATCAGCACGCCGGTGGCACGATGGTGCTTGTGGGGCTGGCAGTCGGCCTGGCGGCCTACGGCATCTGGCGCCTGGTGCAGACGCTGCTCGATGTCGACGATCATGGCTGGAACCCGCGGGCGCTGGCGGTGCGCGGGGGGCTGCTGGTCAGCGCCGTGCTGCATGCCTCGCTGGCCTGGGGGTGTCTGCAGATTGCGCTGCAGTGGTCGACCAGCGGCAGCAAGCCGGTCCAGCACGCGGTCGCACGCACGCTGGAGTGGCCCTACGGTCGTCCGCTGGTCGTGGTCGGCGGTGTGGTCGTGGTCGGCGCGGGTATCGCGCATCTGAGCAAGGCCGCCCGAGGCGGGTTCCGGAAATGGTTCGATGCGTCGCCCACGGCCATGCGCTGGATCGATCCGGTCAGCCGCTTCGGGTTGAGCGCCCGCGGCCTGCTGTTTCTGGGCATGGGCGCCTTTGTCGTGTATTCGGCGATCACGCTCGATGCCTCCGACGCGCGCGGTATCGAAGGCGTGATGCTCTGGATCCAGGAGCGGGTCTACGGGCGTGTCCTGCTGGGCGTGCTTTCGCTCGGGGTGATTGCCTTTGGCGCCTACAGCATCATCGAAGCGTTCGTGCGCCGTGTGGGCCTGGGCGGCTATTGA
- the queA gene encoding tRNA preQ1(34) S-adenosylmethionine ribosyltransferase-isomerase QueA has protein sequence MDKRDFDYDLPEARIAQQPLARRSDSRLLHVARDGSARADRQIVDLPALLAPGDLLVFNDTRVLAARLFGYKDSGGRVEVMLERVLDSGRISAKIRANKPPRAGVTITIGGHRLGVDAREGELYTLSLIDGDSIAGLLDAEGHIPLPPYIRRADTTGDRSRYQTVWARHDGAVAAPTAGLHFDRALLDALDERGVGTDYVTLHVGSGTYQRLREGDVRDQRLHAERIRVTESLCKRIATTRAAGGRIVAVGTTVVRTLESAARQPGAEGELRPYEGETALFLTPGDRFHVVNAMLTNFHEPQSSLLMLVSAFAGRDTILAAYEHAKRAEYRFLSYGDAMLIA, from the coding sequence ATGGACAAGCGCGACTTCGACTACGATCTGCCCGAGGCTCGTATCGCCCAGCAGCCGCTGGCCCGTCGGAGCGATTCGCGTCTGCTGCACGTCGCACGCGACGGCTCCGCGCGAGCCGATCGGCAGATCGTCGATCTGCCGGCGCTGCTGGCCCCGGGCGATCTGCTGGTCTTCAACGACACGCGTGTACTGGCCGCCCGTCTGTTCGGATATAAGGACAGTGGCGGGCGCGTTGAGGTGATGCTCGAACGGGTGCTCGACAGCGGCCGTATTTCAGCCAAGATTCGCGCCAACAAGCCACCACGGGCCGGTGTGACGATCACCATCGGCGGTCACAGGCTGGGCGTCGATGCGCGCGAAGGCGAGCTCTATACGCTCAGCCTGATCGACGGCGACAGCATCGCCGGGCTGCTCGACGCCGAAGGTCATATCCCGCTGCCGCCTTATATTCGCCGCGCCGATACGACGGGCGACCGCAGCCGCTACCAGACCGTCTGGGCCCGCCATGACGGTGCCGTGGCCGCACCCACGGCCGGACTGCATTTCGACCGTGCCCTGCTCGACGCGCTCGACGAACGCGGCGTGGGCACGGATTACGTGACGCTGCATGTCGGCTCGGGCACTTATCAGCGCCTGCGCGAAGGCGACGTGCGCGACCAGCGCCTGCACGCCGAACGGATCCGGGTCACCGAATCGCTGTGCAAACGCATCGCGACCACGCGGGCCGCCGGCGGCCGGATCGTAGCCGTCGGCACGACCGTGGTACGCACGCTCGAAAGTGCGGCTCGGCAACCGGGCGCAGAGGGCGAACTCCGGCCGTACGAGGGCGAAACCGCGCTGTTTCTCACCCCAGGCGATCGTTTTCACGTGGTCAATGCGATGCTGACCAACTTCCACGAGCCGCAGTCGAGTCTGTTGATGCTGGTCAGCGCGTTTGCCGGCCGGGACACGATTCTGGCTGCCTACGAACACGCCAAACGCGCCGAATATCGATTTCTGAGCTATGGCGATGCAATGCTCATCGCCTGA
- a CDS encoding glutathione S-transferase N-terminal domain-containing protein, whose amino-acid sequence MLQLYEYEGCPFCRLVRETLTELDIAVLILPCPRGGSRFRPLARAVGGREQFPLLVDDDTDTVLYESGEIIAYLRSRYGQRRPQGVVSPGWPPRLASTALCHAETPRRAMPAQPLELYGVDTSPGSRGVRETLCTLELAYVRHNAGEARHADEKPSGMRQRRCAHAPAEQRNCTATVAQTGAEQRACLIDPNTGICLYESADIDGYLHRTYGP is encoded by the coding sequence ATGCTGCAACTCTACGAATACGAAGGCTGCCCGTTCTGCCGCTTGGTGCGTGAGACACTCACCGAGCTAGATATCGCCGTGCTGATCCTTCCGTGCCCGCGCGGTGGCTCACGATTCCGACCGCTGGCCAGAGCGGTCGGCGGCCGCGAGCAGTTTCCGCTGCTGGTCGACGACGATACCGATACCGTGCTCTACGAATCCGGCGAGATCATCGCTTATCTGCGTTCGCGGTATGGCCAGCGTCGGCCGCAAGGCGTTGTCTCGCCGGGGTGGCCGCCGCGGCTGGCCTCAACGGCGTTATGCCACGCCGAGACTCCGCGGCGGGCCATGCCAGCGCAGCCGCTGGAGCTTTACGGCGTCGACACGAGCCCGGGTTCGCGCGGCGTGCGCGAGACCTTGTGCACGCTGGAGCTGGCCTATGTAAGGCACAACGCGGGCGAGGCACGCCATGCCGACGAAAAGCCGTCGGGAATGCGACAACGCAGGTGTGCGCATGCGCCGGCCGAGCAGCGCAATTGTACGGCCACGGTCGCACAGACCGGGGCTGAGCAGCGGGCCTGTCTGATCGACCCCAACACGGGCATATGCCTGTACGAATCAGCGGATATCGACGGTTATCTGCATCGCACCTACGGGCCCTGA
- a CDS encoding glycine zipper family protein: protein MDKRFQWVMGCALVLVLAGCASQKPVLYPNATLNQRGQAAGDQAIQGCMHRAQAAGLDYSKGGTVRRTAESGAVGGAGGAVAGAIYGSVGRGAAAGAAGGATAGLIRSLFARNDPAPVYRSYVNRCLAEQGYEPIGWN from the coding sequence ATGGACAAGCGTTTTCAATGGGTGATGGGCTGCGCGCTGGTGCTGGTCCTGGCGGGCTGTGCCAGCCAGAAGCCGGTGCTCTATCCCAACGCCACCCTCAACCAGCGGGGCCAGGCGGCCGGTGATCAGGCCATCCAGGGCTGCATGCATCGCGCCCAGGCGGCAGGTCTGGATTATTCCAAGGGCGGTACCGTGCGGCGCACGGCCGAAAGCGGCGCGGTCGGCGGTGCCGGTGGCGCCGTGGCCGGGGCGATCTACGGCAGCGTTGGCCGCGGAGCGGCCGCAGGCGCAGCCGGCGGGGCGACTGCAGGGCTGATCCGCAGCCTGTTCGCGCGCAACGATCCTGCGCCGGTCTACCGGTCGTATGTCAATCGCTGTTTGGCCGAGCAGGGTTACGAGCCGATCGGCTGGAACTGA
- the mscL gene encoding large-conductance mechanosensitive channel protein MscL: MSFLGEFKAFAVRGNVIDLAVGLVIGSAFGKIVSSLVADIISPPLGILIGGVDFSNLSLTLRQAAGDTPAVTLNYGLFIQTIISFIIVAFAIFVVVRAINSLKRKEAEAPSAPPAPSKEELLLTEIRDALRQQNAAGRTDQP; encoded by the coding sequence ATGAGCTTTCTAGGCGAATTCAAGGCATTTGCCGTGCGCGGCAATGTCATCGATCTGGCCGTGGGTCTGGTCATCGGCTCGGCGTTCGGCAAGATCGTATCGTCGCTGGTCGCCGATATCATTTCGCCGCCGCTGGGCATCCTGATCGGCGGGGTCGATTTCTCCAACCTGAGCCTGACGTTGCGCCAGGCGGCCGGCGATACGCCTGCGGTGACGTTGAATTACGGCCTGTTCATTCAGACGATCATCAGCTTCATCATCGTCGCTTTCGCGATCTTCGTGGTGGTACGCGCCATCAATTCGCTCAAGCGCAAGGAAGCCGAAGCACCGAGCGCGCCGCCGGCGCCCTCCAAGGAAGAACTGCTGCTGACCGAAATACGCGACGCGCTGCGCCAGCAGAATGCGGCGGGCCGGACAGATCAGCCGTGA
- a CDS encoding SRPBCC family protein, translating into MRAKSHLPCLMQSLHVDRIFETDAATAFDVIADHAGYARLPGIRSAELRVEGHPERNGVGAERVLRLPGATFVERITEYRPGVSMAYRIIESPLPIEHIGARLLIEPLGQQGARCRVHWTSRLRATTRVATTPVEIAIARQMAIGYALALRVWARRLR; encoded by the coding sequence ATGCGCGCAAAATCGCACCTGCCCTGTCTCATGCAGAGTCTTCACGTCGACCGGATCTTCGAAACCGACGCCGCCACCGCCTTCGATGTGATTGCCGATCACGCCGGCTACGCCAGGCTGCCCGGCATACGTTCGGCAGAGCTGCGCGTCGAAGGCCACCCGGAGCGCAACGGCGTCGGCGCCGAACGCGTGCTGCGCCTGCCCGGTGCGACGTTCGTCGAGCGAATCACCGAATATCGTCCCGGCGTATCGATGGCCTATCGCATCATCGAATCGCCGCTGCCGATCGAGCATATCGGTGCGCGTCTGCTCATCGAGCCGCTCGGCCAACAGGGCGCACGCTGTCGGGTGCACTGGACATCGCGTCTGCGGGCCACCACCCGAGTTGCGACAACCCCGGTGGAGATCGCCATTGCTCGTCAGATGGCAATCGGCTATGCCCTCGCGCTGCGCGTATGGGCCCGGCGGTTGCGCTAG
- a CDS encoding protein adenylyltransferase SelO, which yields MSDTADSCSKTDVFDLAWVNRQAALGEPWFFAQQPSPLGSPYPIVFNDDVAALLDIDGDAARASGYAQVLSGNQVPPGAAPVSHRYGGHQFGVWAGQLGDGRAITLGDIRNSRGERYEIQLKGAGKTPFSRFADGRAVLRSAVREYLASEALAALNIPTTRALAIVGSDDPVYRETVETAAVMTRVAPSLVRFGSFELLFEGRRFDDLAPLADHVIEGHFPQLADIDDERDRHKAWIERVIELTAELIADWQAVGFCHGVLNTDNMSVLGLTLDYGPYGFMDSFDPGWICNHTDQAGRYAYDQQPHVGLWNLGRFVQSVLPLLSGVPDDAVAMGQQLLTRYRQHYDRAYMARMRAKLGLLDERDADRALIESLLRTMARDGADFTRTFRALGHVSAAPQAVDAPFVDEFADRAAASAWLADWRARLGQTDADDAPRAERMALTNPKFILRNYLAQNAIDRAAEGDTAEIERLHAVLRHPFDEQPEYEAYARLPPDWARGLVLSCSS from the coding sequence ATGAGCGATACTGCCGATTCCTGTTCCAAGACCGATGTGTTCGACCTGGCATGGGTCAATCGACAGGCCGCGCTGGGCGAGCCGTGGTTTTTCGCCCAGCAGCCCAGTCCGCTGGGTTCGCCGTATCCGATCGTGTTCAACGACGATGTCGCCGCGCTGCTGGATATCGATGGCGACGCCGCGCGCGCCAGTGGTTATGCCCAGGTGCTGTCGGGCAATCAGGTGCCGCCAGGCGCGGCGCCGGTCTCGCATCGCTACGGCGGCCATCAGTTCGGCGTATGGGCAGGCCAGCTCGGCGATGGCCGTGCGATTACGCTCGGCGACATTCGCAACAGCCGTGGCGAGCGATACGAGATTCAGCTCAAGGGGGCCGGTAAGACGCCGTTTTCCCGCTTTGCCGACGGGCGTGCGGTGCTGCGCTCGGCGGTGCGGGAGTATCTGGCCAGCGAGGCGCTGGCTGCGCTGAACATTCCCACCACGCGTGCGCTGGCCATCGTCGGCAGCGACGATCCGGTGTATCGGGAAACCGTGGAGACCGCCGCGGTCATGACCCGGGTCGCACCGAGTCTCGTGCGCTTCGGCAGCTTCGAGCTGCTGTTCGAAGGCCGTCGCTTCGACGATCTAGCGCCCCTGGCCGACCACGTCATCGAAGGCCATTTCCCGCAGCTGGCCGATATCGACGACGAGCGAGACCGGCACAAGGCCTGGATCGAGCGGGTCATCGAACTCACCGCCGAGCTTATCGCCGACTGGCAGGCGGTGGGTTTCTGTCACGGCGTGCTCAATACCGACAACATGTCGGTATTGGGGCTGACGCTCGACTATGGCCCGTACGGCTTCATGGACAGCTTCGATCCGGGCTGGATCTGCAATCACACCGATCAGGCCGGCCGCTATGCCTATGATCAGCAGCCCCATGTCGGGCTTTGGAATCTGGGCCGGTTCGTGCAGTCGGTGCTGCCCTTGCTGTCGGGCGTGCCCGACGACGCGGTGGCCATGGGGCAACAGTTGCTAACGCGTTATCGCCAGCACTACGACCGTGCCTACATGGCACGTATGCGTGCCAAGCTCGGCCTGCTCGATGAACGCGATGCCGACCGTGCGCTTATCGAATCGCTGCTCAGGACGATGGCGCGTGACGGCGCCGATTTCACCCGTACATTCCGGGCGCTCGGTCATGTCTCGGCCGCCCCGCAGGCCGTCGATGCGCCGTTCGTGGATGAATTTGCCGATCGCGCGGCCGCCTCGGCATGGCTGGCCGACTGGCGGGCACGGCTTGGCCAGACCGACGCCGACGACGCGCCGCGGGCCGAGCGCATGGCGCTGACCAACCCCAAGTTCATCCTGCGCAATTATCTGGCCCAGAACGCGATCGATCGCGCCGCCGAGGGCGATACCGCGGAGATCGAGCGATTGCACGCGGTGCTGCGCCACCCGTTCGACGAACAGCCCGAATACGAGGCCTACGCCAGACTACCGCCCGACTGGGCACGCGGACTGGTGCTCAGCTGTTCGTCATAG
- a CDS encoding enoyl-CoA hydratase/isomerase family protein — protein MSDDLILFEEREAATGKRLALVTLNNPAALNALTLDMLEPLYRQLLAWDADTDIACIVIRSADTRAFCAGGHIVALYKSMTGQGDPDYPSRFLTLEYRLCHAIHMLSTPCLAWGHGLVMGGGMGVFSGASHRVVTETSALAMPEIRIGLFPDCGATWFFNRMPPRLGLFVALTGATLAGEDALVAGLADRAIEHAAHDEVLAALARIDDWSAPHSAVSRVLRRFSQERPPTLAESRLLAHAATIREATDAATLAGIVSSIRKLVASDDPWLAESAANLDGGCPVSAHLIARQLRDGRYLSLKQAVMRELRMALQCCRHPDFAEGVRALLVDKDRQPHWHFESVSEVPADYVDAHFRAPWDGDHPLKDLPDVKP, from the coding sequence ATGAGCGACGACCTGATCCTGTTCGAAGAACGCGAAGCCGCCACCGGCAAGCGCCTGGCGCTGGTGACCCTCAACAATCCGGCGGCGTTGAACGCCTTGACGCTCGACATGCTCGAGCCGCTCTACCGCCAGCTGCTGGCCTGGGATGCCGATACCGATATCGCCTGTATCGTGATCCGCTCGGCCGATACTCGCGCCTTCTGTGCCGGCGGCCATATCGTGGCGCTCTATAAAAGCATGACCGGCCAGGGCGATCCGGATTATCCGAGCCGGTTTCTCACGCTGGAGTACCGCCTCTGTCATGCCATTCACATGCTTTCCACGCCCTGTCTGGCCTGGGGACACGGGCTGGTCATGGGCGGTGGCATGGGCGTGTTCTCGGGCGCATCACACCGCGTGGTGACCGAAACCTCGGCGCTGGCCATGCCCGAAATCAGGATCGGGCTGTTCCCCGACTGTGGCGCGACCTGGTTTTTCAATCGCATGCCACCGCGTCTCGGCCTGTTTGTGGCGCTGACCGGCGCAACCCTGGCCGGCGAAGATGCGCTGGTCGCCGGCCTGGCCGACCGTGCCATCGAACACGCCGCCCATGACGAAGTGCTGGCCGCCCTGGCACGAATCGACGACTGGAGCGCGCCGCATAGCGCTGTGTCGCGTGTGCTACGGCGCTTCTCCCAGGAACGCCCGCCGACACTGGCCGAGTCGCGGCTCCTGGCCCATGCCGCGACCATCCGCGAGGCCACCGATGCCGCCACGCTCGCGGGCATCGTAAGCAGCATCCGCAAGCTGGTGGCCAGCGACGACCCCTGGCTGGCTGAATCCGCGGCCAACCTTGACGGTGGCTGTCCGGTCAGTGCGCATCTCATCGCTCGCCAGCTGCGCGACGGACGCTATCTGTCGCTCAAGCAGGCCGTCATGCGCGAATTGCGGATGGCGCTGCAGTGCTGTCGCCATCCCGATTTCGCCGAGGGCGTACGCGCCCTGCTCGTGGACAAGGATCGCCAACCTCATTGGCATTTCGAATCGGTCTCCGAAGTCCCGGCCGACTATGTCGACGCCCATTTTCGAGCCCCCTGGGACGGCGATCATCCGCTCAAGGACTTACCGGACGTCAAACCCTGA
- a CDS encoding Lpp/OprI family alanine-zipper lipoprotein — translation MTKTLLKSAFVIGVVAAAAGCASNGDATQSQIDQAMRKAESAQTTANEAQRTANRAMQTAQEAKSMSQANSQRIERMFESSQRK, via the coding sequence ATGACCAAAACGCTGCTGAAATCCGCGTTCGTGATTGGCGTTGTCGCTGCGGCGGCTGGCTGCGCGAGCAATGGGGACGCGACCCAGTCCCAGATCGACCAGGCCATGCGCAAGGCGGAGTCGGCCCAGACGACGGCCAACGAAGCGCAGCGTACGGCCAACCGTGCCATGCAGACCGCTCAGGAAGCCAAGTCCATGTCGCAGGCGAACTCGCAGCGCATCGAGCGCATGTTCGAGTCCTCGCAGCGCAAGTAA